The proteins below come from a single Drosophila suzukii chromosome X, CBGP_Dsuzu_IsoJpt1.0, whole genome shotgun sequence genomic window:
- the dwg gene encoding zinc finger protein 436 isoform X2 has translation MMTGKVGGVVVLNCRTCTRACKQHKPLHEEIELGPEGSTTLASMLNYCAGLSFEPQDGAAMPQHICLNCLQLLEQAFNFKRMVIDSDELLRLGLDEAQGTSHQHNQQCQQNQQQHHQNPDQQQHAGDPGEEYLMIEMLNEEQEPGTLEEQEVEAEPHEHMNEEEFVIEEVADHEEELTEEDQQHEQAGGQEEHITMESVHEFQPAEVEYVTIKDEFETIVTEEDEIEIMDESGAQDEILDGQMIVIPAEGAIDEVIGEEAIELDENEREEHLLPEGEDVCEEEDFLEESLDSTPLTTGEALPHVCSVCQKAFRQQCRLNQHMRSHVDEKHYECEECGKRLKHLRNYKEHMLTHTNVKPHQCNICDRFYRTTSSLAAHKRTHAEEKPYNCDQCGRGYAAYDHLRRHKLTHTGERPYACDLCDKAYYDSSSLRQHKISHTGEKAFTCEICGVGLSQKSGYKKHLLVHTGAKPHKCPICDRAFTFTSNLNAHVRLHSGEKPFKCEVCMKAFPTKKRLNSHLRVHNKETPVMATAGGQSIDNRRRAVAGGAGSGGAANLHLTEVPEQPVSTSKVVVVL, from the exons ATGATGACCGGCAAGGTGGGCGGGGTGGTGGTGCTCAACTGCCGGACGTGCACGCGTGCCTGCAAGCAGCACAAGCCGCTGCATGAGGAGATCGAACTGGGACCGGAGGGCAGCACAACGCTGGCCAGCATGCTCAACTACTGCGCCGGGCTCTCTTTCGAGCCGCAGGACGGCGCCGCCATGCCACAGCACATCTGCCTCAATTGCCTGCAGCTCCTGGAACAGGCGTTCAACTTCAAGCGCATGGTCATCGACTCCGATGAGCTTCTCCGCCTGGGCCTGGACGAGGCGCAAGGCACCAGCCACCAACACAATCAACAGTGCCAGCAAaaccagcagcagcaccaccaaaATCCCGACCAGCAACAGCACGCCGGCGATCCAGGCGAGGAGTACCTCATGATCGAGATGCTCAACGAGGAGCAGGAGCCCGGCACT TTGGAAGAACAAGAAGTCGAGGCCGAACCTCACGAGCACATGAACGAGGAGGAATTCGTCATCGAGGAAGTGGCCGATCATGAGGAGGAGCTGACGGAGGAGGATCAACAGCATGAACAGGCGGGCGGCCAGGAGGAGCACATCACCATGGAGAGTGTTCATGAATTTCAGCCCGCCGAAGTTGAGTACGTGACCATTAAGGATGAGTTCGAAACGATCGTCACTGAGGAGGATGAGATCGAGATAATGGACGAGTCCGGAGCACAAGACGAAATACTGGACGGGCAGATGATTGTGATACCCGCTGAAGGAGCCATAGACGAGGTGATCGGGGAGGAGGCCATCGAGCTAGACGAGAACGAGCGCGAAGAGCATCTG CTGCCGGAAGGGGAGGATGTCTGCGAGGAGGAGGACTTCCTGGAGGAGTCGCTGGACTCAACGCCTCTGACCACGGGCGAAGCTCTTCCGCATGTGTGCTCCGTGTGCCAGAAGGCGTTCCGCCAGCAGTGTCGACTGAACCAGCACATGCGCTCCCACGTCGACGAGAAGCACTACGAGTGCGAGGAGTGTGGCAAGCGACTGAAGCACCTGCGCAACTACAAGGAGCACATGCTCACCCACACCAATGTCAAGCCGCACCAGTGCAACATCTGCGATCGGTTCTACCGCACTACCTCTAGTCTGGCGGCCCACAAAAGAACGCATGCTGAGGAGAAGCCCTATAACTGCGATCAGTGCGGCCGTGGATATGCGGCCTACGATCACCTTAGACGCCACAAGCTCACCCATACGGGCGAAAGACCCTACGCCTGCGATCTTTGCGACAAGGCGTACTATGATTCGTCCTCCCTGCGCCAGCACAAGATTAGCCATACCGGCGAGAAGGCCTTCACTTGCGAGATCTGCGGCGTGGGACTGTCCCAGAAATCGGGCTACAAGAAGCACCTGCTCGTCCACACCGGCGCCAAGCCGCACAAGTGTCCCATCTGCGATCGGGCCTTTACCTTCACGAGCAACCTCAATGCCCACGTCCGCCTGCATTCCGGCGAAAAGCCGTTCAAGTGCGAAGTCTGCATGAAGGCCTTTCCCACAAAGAAGCGTCTGAATAGCCATTTGCGTGTCCACAATAAAGAGACGCCGGTGATGGCCACCGCCGGCGGGCAGTCAATCGATAACCGCCGACGAGCGGTGGCAGGAGGAGCAGGCAGCGGAGGAGCCGCCAACCTGCACCTAACCGAAGTACCTGAGCAACCGGTGTCCACCTCCAAAGTGGTGGTGGTACTTTGA
- the dwg gene encoding zinc finger protein 436 isoform X1 gives MMTGKVGGVVVLNCRTCTRACKQHKPLHEEIELGPEGSTTLASMLNYCAGLSFEPQDGAAMPQHICLNCLQLLEQAFNFKRMVIDSDELLRLGLDEAQGTSHQHNQQCQQNQQQHHQNPDQQQHAGDPGEEYLMIEMLNEEQEPGTVECHISVSPKILNHCIKLEEQEVEAEPHEHMNEEEFVIEEVADHEEELTEEDQQHEQAGGQEEHITMESVHEFQPAEVEYVTIKDEFETIVTEEDEIEIMDESGAQDEILDGQMIVIPAEGAIDEVIGEEAIELDENEREEHLLPEGEDVCEEEDFLEESLDSTPLTTGEALPHVCSVCQKAFRQQCRLNQHMRSHVDEKHYECEECGKRLKHLRNYKEHMLTHTNVKPHQCNICDRFYRTTSSLAAHKRTHAEEKPYNCDQCGRGYAAYDHLRRHKLTHTGERPYACDLCDKAYYDSSSLRQHKISHTGEKAFTCEICGVGLSQKSGYKKHLLVHTGAKPHKCPICDRAFTFTSNLNAHVRLHSGEKPFKCEVCMKAFPTKKRLNSHLRVHNKETPVMATAGGQSIDNRRRAVAGGAGSGGAANLHLTEVPEQPVSTSKVVVVL, from the exons ATGATGACCGGCAAGGTGGGCGGGGTGGTGGTGCTCAACTGCCGGACGTGCACGCGTGCCTGCAAGCAGCACAAGCCGCTGCATGAGGAGATCGAACTGGGACCGGAGGGCAGCACAACGCTGGCCAGCATGCTCAACTACTGCGCCGGGCTCTCTTTCGAGCCGCAGGACGGCGCCGCCATGCCACAGCACATCTGCCTCAATTGCCTGCAGCTCCTGGAACAGGCGTTCAACTTCAAGCGCATGGTCATCGACTCCGATGAGCTTCTCCGCCTGGGCCTGGACGAGGCGCAAGGCACCAGCCACCAACACAATCAACAGTGCCAGCAAaaccagcagcagcaccaccaaaATCCCGACCAGCAACAGCACGCCGGCGATCCAGGCGAGGAGTACCTCATGATCGAGATGCTCAACGAGGAGCAGGAGCCCGGCACT GTAGAATGCCATATAAGTGTCTCACCTAAGATCCTTAATCATTGCATTAAG TTGGAAGAACAAGAAGTCGAGGCCGAACCTCACGAGCACATGAACGAGGAGGAATTCGTCATCGAGGAAGTGGCCGATCATGAGGAGGAGCTGACGGAGGAGGATCAACAGCATGAACAGGCGGGCGGCCAGGAGGAGCACATCACCATGGAGAGTGTTCATGAATTTCAGCCCGCCGAAGTTGAGTACGTGACCATTAAGGATGAGTTCGAAACGATCGTCACTGAGGAGGATGAGATCGAGATAATGGACGAGTCCGGAGCACAAGACGAAATACTGGACGGGCAGATGATTGTGATACCCGCTGAAGGAGCCATAGACGAGGTGATCGGGGAGGAGGCCATCGAGCTAGACGAGAACGAGCGCGAAGAGCATCTG CTGCCGGAAGGGGAGGATGTCTGCGAGGAGGAGGACTTCCTGGAGGAGTCGCTGGACTCAACGCCTCTGACCACGGGCGAAGCTCTTCCGCATGTGTGCTCCGTGTGCCAGAAGGCGTTCCGCCAGCAGTGTCGACTGAACCAGCACATGCGCTCCCACGTCGACGAGAAGCACTACGAGTGCGAGGAGTGTGGCAAGCGACTGAAGCACCTGCGCAACTACAAGGAGCACATGCTCACCCACACCAATGTCAAGCCGCACCAGTGCAACATCTGCGATCGGTTCTACCGCACTACCTCTAGTCTGGCGGCCCACAAAAGAACGCATGCTGAGGAGAAGCCCTATAACTGCGATCAGTGCGGCCGTGGATATGCGGCCTACGATCACCTTAGACGCCACAAGCTCACCCATACGGGCGAAAGACCCTACGCCTGCGATCTTTGCGACAAGGCGTACTATGATTCGTCCTCCCTGCGCCAGCACAAGATTAGCCATACCGGCGAGAAGGCCTTCACTTGCGAGATCTGCGGCGTGGGACTGTCCCAGAAATCGGGCTACAAGAAGCACCTGCTCGTCCACACCGGCGCCAAGCCGCACAAGTGTCCCATCTGCGATCGGGCCTTTACCTTCACGAGCAACCTCAATGCCCACGTCCGCCTGCATTCCGGCGAAAAGCCGTTCAAGTGCGAAGTCTGCATGAAGGCCTTTCCCACAAAGAAGCGTCTGAATAGCCATTTGCGTGTCCACAATAAAGAGACGCCGGTGATGGCCACCGCCGGCGGGCAGTCAATCGATAACCGCCGACGAGCGGTGGCAGGAGGAGCAGGCAGCGGAGGAGCCGCCAACCTGCACCTAACCGAAGTACCTGAGCAACCGGTGTCCACCTCCAAAGTGGTGGTGGTACTTTGA
- the ttm50 gene encoding mitochondrial import inner membrane translocase subunit TIM50-C, translating into MSMAPATVLQMLRGLTSPRVLTRIRQPSALGNHPAHHHRRASSRLSTSTSLPSARGYSSTTKQETGGAAGGATSEATPPVSNAPLLAKLFPQTSPEVDSTAEQERQKREEEEAKENERAWKRMKLGFAIFGGGGVAAGLWAVYEFGKPEVDPNGQTIEDEFTHKPLVQQYLQRMWKSMHYYQRMIQEPSRAKLLPDPLKPPYVQPRYTLVLEMKDVLVHPDWTYQTGWRFKKRPGVDHFLAECAKEFEIVVFTAEQGMTVFPILDALDPNGYIMYRLVRDATHFVDGHHVKNLDNLNRDLKKVIVIDWDANATKMHPDNTFGLARWHGNDDDGQLLDLIAFLKIIAQNNVDDVREVLHYYRQFDDPISQFRDNQRKLAEQMQEAERIEQSKTKPMVKQWSRNILGR; encoded by the exons ATGAGCATGGCACCGGCCACCGTCCTCCAGATGCTGCGCGGCCTGACCTCGCCGCGCGTTCTTACCCGAATCCGCCAGCCCAGCGCATTGGGTAATCACCCAGCCCACCACCACCGCCGTGCTTCATCGCGCCTGTCCACTTCCACATCGCTGCCATCGGCTCGCGGCTACAGCAGCACCACCA AGCAGGAGACTGGAGGAGCCGCCGGAGGAGCCACCTCCGAGGCCACGCCACCCGTCTCGAATGCCCCACTGCTGGCCAAGCTCTTTCCCCAGACCTCGCCCGAGGTGGACAGCACCGCCGAGCAGGAGCGCCAGAAGcgcgaggaggaggaggccaAGGAGAATGAGCGCGCCTGGAAGCGCATGAAGCTGGG CTTCGCAATCTTTGGCGGCGGCGGTGTGGCCGCTGGCCTGTGGGCCGTCTACGAGTTCGGCAAGCCAGAGGTAGATCCCAACGGGCAGACCATCGAGGATGAGTTCACACACAAGCCGCTGGTGCAGCAATATCTGCAGCGAATGTGGAAGAGCATGCACTACTATCAGCGTATGATCCAGGAGCCGTCGCGGGCCAAGCTGCTACCCGATCCGCTCAAGCCGCCGTATGTGCAGCCGCGCTATACGCTCGTCCTGGAGATGAAGGACGTGCTGGTGCATCCGGACTGGACGTACCAGACGGGCTGGCGCTTCAAGAAGCGTCCCGGCGTGGATCACTTTCTGGCCGAGTGCGCCAAAGAGTTCGAGATCGTTGTGTTCACCGCCGAACAGGGCATGACCGTGTTCCCCATCCTGGACGCCCTCGATCCCAACGGGTACATCATGTACCGCCTGGTCAGGGATGCCACACACTTTGTGGACGGGCACCACGTAAAGAACCTGGACAACCTGAATCGCGACTTGAAAAAG GTAATTGTAATTGACTGGGATGCGAATGCCACCAAAATGCATCCGGACAATACATTCGGCTTGGCCCGCTGGCATGGCAATGACGATGATGGTCAACTACTGGACTTGATTGCCTTCCTGAAGA TTATTGCCCAGAACAATGTGGACGATGTGCGTGAGGTGCTCCACTACTATCGCCAATTCGACGATCCCATCAGTCAGTTCCGGGACAATCAGCGCAAATTGGCCGAGCAAATGCAGGAGGCGGAACGCATCGAGCAGTCAAAAACCAAGCCCATGGTCAAGCAGTGGTCGCGCAACATTCTGGGGCGTTAG